The following proteins are encoded in a genomic region of Grus americana isolate bGruAme1 chromosome 5, bGruAme1.mat, whole genome shotgun sequence:
- the LPXN gene encoding leupaxin isoform X2 — MEDLDALLAELEQSSRPASKGCMLQTSSSRKQDLAADRPPDPHGCEPLASVALKVQLPPQAPKEGLKTVYSSPTPVPQPLLPSPPPATAAQQLDELLADLGHMQSKLAAVGQGAGVPAEPSLDNMLGSLTRDLQELGITATPTGVCGSCCKPIAGKVLTALGKTWHPEHFTCARCGQELGGRPFFERGGQAYCEEDYHQAFSPRCAYCAGPIREKVLTALDQTWHPEHFFCAHCGKVFGDDGFHERSGKPYCHQDFLAMFAPKCQGCERPVTDNYLSALQGVWHSECFVCAECMSSFASGSFFELEGRPYCELHFHQRQGSICHGCGRPVTGRCITAAGRKYHPEHFICAYCLGQLQKGTFREHGNKMYCQACHDKLFL, encoded by the exons ATGGAGGATTTAG ATGCTTTGCTGGCAGAACTGGAGCAGAGCTCTCGCCCAGCCTCCAAGGGCTGCATGCTGCAGACATCAAGCTCCCGCAAGCAGGATCTGGCTGCAGACAGGCCCCCAGACCCCCATGGCTGTGAGCCACTTGCCTCGGTGGCCCTGAAG GTCCAGCTGCCGCCTCAGGCTCCGAAAGAGGGTTTGAAGACAGTGTACAG CAGCCCCACACCGGTCCCACAGCCGCTGCTCCCCTCGCCCCCGCCCGCGACAGCTGCCCAGCAGCTGGACGAGCTCCTGGCCGACCTGGGCCACATGCAGAGCAAG CTAGcggccgtggggcagggagccggggtgccagcAGAGCCCTCCCTGGACAACATGCTAGGCAGCCTCACCCGGGacctgcaggagctgggcatCACCGCCACCCCCACCGGTGTCTGTGGCTCTTGCTGCAAGCCCATCGCTGGCAAG GTGCTCACAGCCCTGGGCAAAACCTGGCACCCCGAGCACTTCACCTGCGCCCGCtgtgggcaggagctgggtggCCGGCCCTTCTTTGAGCGGGGCGGGCAGGCATACTGCGAGGAGGACTACCACCAGGCCTTCTCCCCCCGCTGTGCCTACTGTGCCGGCCCCATCCGTGAG AAAGTCCTCACGGCCCTGGACCAGACGTGGCACCCCGAGCACTTCTTCTGCGCCCATTGCGGGAAGGTGTTTGGAGATGATG GTTTCCACGAGCGGAGCGGGAAGCCGTACTGCCACCAGGACTTCCTGGCCATGTTTGCCCCGAAATGCCAGGGCTGCGAGCGCCCCGTGACAGACAATTACCTGTCAGCCCTGCAGGGCGTCTGGCATTCCGAGTGCTTCGTGTGTGCG GAGTGCATGAGCAGCTTCGCCAGCGGCTCCTTCTTCGAGCTGGAGGGTCGGCCCTACTGTGAGCTGCACTTCCATCAGCGGCAGGGCAGCATCTGCCACGGCTGCGGCCGCCCCGTGACTGGCCGCTGCATCACGGCCGCAGGGCGCAAGTACCACCCCGAGCACTTCATCTGTGCCTACTGCCTGGGccagctgcagaaaggcacCTTCCGCGAACACGGCAACAAGATGTACTGCCAGGCCTGCCACGACAAGCTCTTCCTCTGA
- the LPXN gene encoding leupaxin isoform X3 translates to MEDLDALLAELEQSSRPASKGCMLQTSSSRKQDLAADRPPDPHGCEPLASVALKVQLPPQAPKEGLKTVYSPTPVPQPLLPSPPPATAAQQLDELLADLGHMQSKLAAVGQGAGVPAEPSLDNMLGSLTRDLQELGITATPTGVCGSCCKPIAGKVLTALGKTWHPEHFTCARCGQELGGRPFFERGGQAYCEEDYHQAFSPRCAYCAGPIREKVLTALDQTWHPEHFFCAHCGKVFGDDGFHERSGKPYCHQDFLAMFAPKCQGCERPVTDNYLSALQGVWHSECFVCAECMSSFASGSFFELEGRPYCELHFHQRQGSICHGCGRPVTGRCITAAGRKYHPEHFICAYCLGQLQKGTFREHGNKMYCQACHDKLFL, encoded by the exons ATGGAGGATTTAG ATGCTTTGCTGGCAGAACTGGAGCAGAGCTCTCGCCCAGCCTCCAAGGGCTGCATGCTGCAGACATCAAGCTCCCGCAAGCAGGATCTGGCTGCAGACAGGCCCCCAGACCCCCATGGCTGTGAGCCACTTGCCTCGGTGGCCCTGAAG GTCCAGCTGCCGCCTCAGGCTCCGAAAGAGGGTTTGAAGACAGTGTACAG CCCCACACCGGTCCCACAGCCGCTGCTCCCCTCGCCCCCGCCCGCGACAGCTGCCCAGCAGCTGGACGAGCTCCTGGCCGACCTGGGCCACATGCAGAGCAAG CTAGcggccgtggggcagggagccggggtgccagcAGAGCCCTCCCTGGACAACATGCTAGGCAGCCTCACCCGGGacctgcaggagctgggcatCACCGCCACCCCCACCGGTGTCTGTGGCTCTTGCTGCAAGCCCATCGCTGGCAAG GTGCTCACAGCCCTGGGCAAAACCTGGCACCCCGAGCACTTCACCTGCGCCCGCtgtgggcaggagctgggtggCCGGCCCTTCTTTGAGCGGGGCGGGCAGGCATACTGCGAGGAGGACTACCACCAGGCCTTCTCCCCCCGCTGTGCCTACTGTGCCGGCCCCATCCGTGAG AAAGTCCTCACGGCCCTGGACCAGACGTGGCACCCCGAGCACTTCTTCTGCGCCCATTGCGGGAAGGTGTTTGGAGATGATG GTTTCCACGAGCGGAGCGGGAAGCCGTACTGCCACCAGGACTTCCTGGCCATGTTTGCCCCGAAATGCCAGGGCTGCGAGCGCCCCGTGACAGACAATTACCTGTCAGCCCTGCAGGGCGTCTGGCATTCCGAGTGCTTCGTGTGTGCG GAGTGCATGAGCAGCTTCGCCAGCGGCTCCTTCTTCGAGCTGGAGGGTCGGCCCTACTGTGAGCTGCACTTCCATCAGCGGCAGGGCAGCATCTGCCACGGCTGCGGCCGCCCCGTGACTGGCCGCTGCATCACGGCCGCAGGGCGCAAGTACCACCCCGAGCACTTCATCTGTGCCTACTGCCTGGGccagctgcagaaaggcacCTTCCGCGAACACGGCAACAAGATGTACTGCCAGGCCTGCCACGACAAGCTCTTCCTCTGA
- the LPXN gene encoding leupaxin isoform X1: MEDLDALLAELEQSSRPASKGCMLQTSSSRKQDLAADRPPDPHGCEPLASVALKGLSFQVQLPPQAPKEGLKTVYSSPTPVPQPLLPSPPPATAAQQLDELLADLGHMQSKLAAVGQGAGVPAEPSLDNMLGSLTRDLQELGITATPTGVCGSCCKPIAGKVLTALGKTWHPEHFTCARCGQELGGRPFFERGGQAYCEEDYHQAFSPRCAYCAGPIREKVLTALDQTWHPEHFFCAHCGKVFGDDGFHERSGKPYCHQDFLAMFAPKCQGCERPVTDNYLSALQGVWHSECFVCAECMSSFASGSFFELEGRPYCELHFHQRQGSICHGCGRPVTGRCITAAGRKYHPEHFICAYCLGQLQKGTFREHGNKMYCQACHDKLFL, from the exons ATGGAGGATTTAG ATGCTTTGCTGGCAGAACTGGAGCAGAGCTCTCGCCCAGCCTCCAAGGGCTGCATGCTGCAGACATCAAGCTCCCGCAAGCAGGATCTGGCTGCAGACAGGCCCCCAGACCCCCATGGCTGTGAGCCACTTGCCTCGGTGGCCCTGAAG GGTTTGTCCTTCCAGGTCCAGCTGCCGCCTCAGGCTCCGAAAGAGGGTTTGAAGACAGTGTACAG CAGCCCCACACCGGTCCCACAGCCGCTGCTCCCCTCGCCCCCGCCCGCGACAGCTGCCCAGCAGCTGGACGAGCTCCTGGCCGACCTGGGCCACATGCAGAGCAAG CTAGcggccgtggggcagggagccggggtgccagcAGAGCCCTCCCTGGACAACATGCTAGGCAGCCTCACCCGGGacctgcaggagctgggcatCACCGCCACCCCCACCGGTGTCTGTGGCTCTTGCTGCAAGCCCATCGCTGGCAAG GTGCTCACAGCCCTGGGCAAAACCTGGCACCCCGAGCACTTCACCTGCGCCCGCtgtgggcaggagctgggtggCCGGCCCTTCTTTGAGCGGGGCGGGCAGGCATACTGCGAGGAGGACTACCACCAGGCCTTCTCCCCCCGCTGTGCCTACTGTGCCGGCCCCATCCGTGAG AAAGTCCTCACGGCCCTGGACCAGACGTGGCACCCCGAGCACTTCTTCTGCGCCCATTGCGGGAAGGTGTTTGGAGATGATG GTTTCCACGAGCGGAGCGGGAAGCCGTACTGCCACCAGGACTTCCTGGCCATGTTTGCCCCGAAATGCCAGGGCTGCGAGCGCCCCGTGACAGACAATTACCTGTCAGCCCTGCAGGGCGTCTGGCATTCCGAGTGCTTCGTGTGTGCG GAGTGCATGAGCAGCTTCGCCAGCGGCTCCTTCTTCGAGCTGGAGGGTCGGCCCTACTGTGAGCTGCACTTCCATCAGCGGCAGGGCAGCATCTGCCACGGCTGCGGCCGCCCCGTGACTGGCCGCTGCATCACGGCCGCAGGGCGCAAGTACCACCCCGAGCACTTCATCTGTGCCTACTGCCTGGGccagctgcagaaaggcacCTTCCGCGAACACGGCAACAAGATGTACTGCCAGGCCTGCCACGACAAGCTCTTCCTCTGA